The genomic stretch gcggtggaaaAAGTCGCACCTGCGTCACATGCGCGCGAACGACGACGTGGTACCCGCTCGCCGAATCGATCAAAGCCGCCAATTAGAATAGAAGCAAAAAACGATCAGTCCCACGAGACAGGATGGCGTGTGCACCAGCATTCGTGGCTGCTGACGGATGACGTGTACCACACCAACCGAACAGCGAAGCTTCCCGGGTGGTGTGGCGTGccggccggggccggggccgggggcAGCGGGGGTTGCGCACGCACCTGGCCTGCGCGTTGCGTCGGATGCAGCATCCTGATTATTGTCGACTGATCGCCGATTTTGGCATGAAAGCGTCCGGCACGCGCTGACCACAGCTGGTAGATACTACTACGAGTAGACGGAACGAAATCGAAATGTTGTCGTCGTGATCGCAACGCAGCAGGGATCGTCTTCTCAACTCAAAGATCTGTATACTGTGCTCGGTACAGATGTATCTGGACTTCCTTTCGTAGCCCGAGTGTCTCGTTTTTTTCCCTCCAAAGCGTGTGTAGTTGGTCGTCGTCGCTAGTTAATTACGCATGCCTAGTGCTTGGACAGGAGTATCATCCCGTGACGTGTACACGCTACCTAAACCTAAGGCCttaggctgtctccaataggagaCCCATTTAGGAACCCAAActcaaaatgggtctccaacacaatatttATAGCCTCCAACCGAGTATCCATACAGAAAACCCATTttaggtatcaggagaggcataacccaattttgggtattctctctcctcgagacccatttgcagagagtgttttcTTTTAGGTCTCGTTACTGGAGAAGACTAAatataggtatggaaccttttacccgtagcgctacccaaaggataaatgagtcttgtattttaggtgatgattgttggagatagtcttatgGACGGCCAAAATGACGCAAATACTTTCTCTCTTTTGGGCCTACTTCCCACACTATGGATGTGTTTGATTCCGTTCCCCACCAAACCAGGCTAGCAAAAATAGCCCATGCTAGTTATAGCTAGCATTAGCTAGTGCACTTAGCACTTTATTTGGTTGCTGTGTTTACGCAAGATCTTGTTTGATTGCTAGACTAGTTCCAATGTCACATCTTGTTTCTTTGCCCCATGTCCTCTAGTTTGCCAGTAGCGGGTAAGGGTGAATTGACGGTGGAGAAGACTGATTCAACAATGGGGAAGGTAGATTAGATGTCGGGAAGGCCGATTCAGCCGTGTTGGAAGTCAATTCGACGGCGGAGAAGCCCAAATGTTGTAGCCTCATTGTAGGTCGCAGGACCTCGAGGAGCTAGCACAGACGTCGCTGCCAGCCACAACTTTCATCCGCACTCGACCCCGCTCGTCCACGACGCTCCCGACTCCGCAAGCACCATGGCCGCCTCCTCACACCGACAGCGCGGGGCGCTGCCGCGAGCTCCCCTTTCCACCCCATGGATTAGCCGCCGACTCCGCGAGCACCCCGCCCATCCCCAACAGCGGGAGTGTGGCCGTCATCCTGAGCTCCCCTCTCAACCCCACGGACGCGTGTCCAACTCCTCGAGCACCCCACCCATCCTTGACGCCCCCTGGAGATGTTCTCAGGCATACGGTTGGGCGTTGTCTGCCATGGCCGGCGCCAGTGGAGTGGGAGAGAGTGTGTGCGTGGCAAGTGGTGATTGCCGACTGCGAGCAATACGAGGGGGAGCAGCACCCGGAGGGGTGTGAGCAAGGTGAGGAGAGGAGTGGCCGGATTCATGAATGCGAGGAGGAGTGGTGGCGCGCATCAATGCGAGTTGATATGCGAGCGAGGAGGTGACAAGAGGCTATCTCAAGCCTAGCTTCCTAAAAACGACCACTTTGGGTGTTTCTAGCAAGCCACCCAATATTCCCTCTTTTGGTTTCCTAGAGCTTGGCTTAGTAGCTACACAGGCAACCAAATACCAAGAGGCCGCATTATGAAAATTTAGCTATCCCCTAAGCCACTCAACCAAACACACCTTATATGACTTGTAATGCTGGCGTTTATAAAATTTAGAGCAAAGCATGTTCTTGTATTGGGCCGTTAGAGAgccgaaaagagaaaaaaaaagagaaaagcttATGCTATTTTTGTTGTCTTCGCTCCATTCTCTTTGTCTAAAAAATGCTATTCTAAATTTTGAACAAGTTTAACTATTGTAAGTTTAACTGAATTTATAAAAAAAGATAGTACCAATACTTACTCCTTTTGTTCCTTTTTGATTATCGCTTGCGCTTCACAAAAAACAACCGTCggcaattatatattaaaaatattaatatttataatatataattggtataattagaaagatctttgaatctagtttttaacaaatttatttggagatacaaatgttgtacgtattttctacaaattgagtcaaacttgtggcacgcaCACCAACGCtgacaattaaaaagggacaTAGGAGTATATCTTAAATTATTAGTTTTCATAATGTTCATATATTTTTACATAAATTTAGTTAATCCTAATTTTTTTGACTCAGTGGTAGCTATAAGAATTGTATTTTGAATGGAACCGAGGGAATTAGAACATTGAAATGAAACTTTGTACATAAATCAGGACAGGGAGAGATCCGGGTTCAGATTAGGACCGGCAGTCCATCTATAGGACATTGAAATTATATTTGTACATAAAtctagagagaaagagaggagaGATCCGGATTCAGACTAGGACCGGCAGTCCACGTGATAGTTGAATGAATGTCGCTGCTGCTACATGATGTACTCGAAGAAAGACTGGTGGACAACATGCTCGCTACGCCTTGGTCCCGATCGAGCAACACGGGCCTGCAAGTATGCCTGCCTGCCGGCTCCTGCCTGCGCGTATCCATCCGTGTCGACGACACACATGGAGCTCATGTTTTCCCCAGCACCAACCGCTACCGGCGGACGGATGGATGGATTTGCTGAGCCAGGCAAGCGATGAGATGGCAGATCGGCGCGCAGATCGcacatattatttatttttttttgcaaaaggaaaaaaaaacgcgGAAGGGAAGACAGGCCGAGGCATCGAGAGATGGCTGGACGATGCCTGGATGCATCATGCATGGCGTTCCAGACAAAACTTCTCCCCGGGGCCCTGCTGCATTCCTGACGTCGCCCTGACCCAACACTCGTGGACCAGTCCTTCCTAGTAGCATACCGGAATCGCATCACGGGCCGGCCCCGATCCAATTCACCACCGGCCTCCATGGGCCTGCCGCCAGCTTGTCTGACTGAATATGCAGCTCTTTAACTGcaggctggctggctggcccaGGACCTCTCAATTACTGCTACTACTAAAGGGTAAagggtaaggccttgtttaattccaaaacattttgcaaaatataaataataacatttccgtttgtatttgataaatattatctaattatagactaactaggcttaaaaaattcgtctcgtcaattccgattaaaccgtgcaattagtttttattttcatctatatttaatactctatgcatacgtctaaatattcgatgtgacggaaaatctgaaaaattttacaaaatttttttgtaactaaacaaggcctaagtactaTACTCCTACAGTGCTACTAGTACTCATCACATGACTcgagtagggccttgtttagttcatcctgaaaaccaaaaagttttcaaaatttcccgtcacatcgaatcttgtggcacatgcacgaAACatgaaatatagatgaaaacaaaaactaattacacagtttagctgtaaatcacgagacgaatcttttgatcctaattagtccatgattggataatatttgtcacaaacaaacgaaagtactacagtaccaaaaaaattttacttttcggaactaaacaaggcccagcactactctctctttgcaattTGCTCCAAGAAAAGTACTGTTCGCTAGTACTCGTATGAAGCAGCTTTGGCATTCAATTTGAACTGGTAGACAAGGTGAACAGTTACGTCATTGAGAGACGAACGAAGCGCAAGTACCAATTACTGCACTGCAGTGGAACCACCTGTTGAGTGCCGAAATGGCGCCGGCCGGCCCGTTCACGGGTCTGGAGAAGCAACCGTTCAAAAAGGCAAGTACTCCCTCCCGGATCCCTTCGCTCCGCTTTCCCGGGCTCCCAAAAGCCACTCAAACAAAACAGCGGCCTTTGTCACGAGGCTGATGGCGTTTACCCCTCCTGCTCATTGCTAAGCTCCAGAGCGGCCGGTGTACTATACTCCTTATTTTGTTTAACAGTACTAATGCTATTGCAATGCTCCAACGGACTATAGCAAATGGTACGTACGTTCGATGCTCAAATGGTAAGCTAGAAACACACAGCATGCTACATTGCTACTGTAATCATGTTTATATGTATAACTGGCTTGTAGCCTTGTACATGCACGGGCGAAGCATAGTACGTGCTCTGTCTGTAACTGTAATATACCTTATCTGACGGGAAAGTATACTGCTACGGTAAATCATTGTTGTTTGTTCGTCCAATCATACTTATACTTCGATTAATAGCAGACCTGAAACTGAACTACTAACTGCGGGATGGGTGTCAAAAGCCTAGCTAGAGGTCAGAAAAAGCACCATACATGATATGGGATACTGGCATACTGCAGTTGTATGGGATGCGCTGGATCGATCGATTCTTGCACTCCAAAAGGTAACAGGGACCACGGTACTCCGGATCGGACTGGGATCAGCCATTCAATTCTCCACTGCTGGTGCAATCACAAACCATTTGAACTGCGTCAAATGTAGCCTCTTTTGCGGTTGGAGCCTTGGAGAGGGAGGCAAACCTCTTCAACTATTCATCTCTCAGAATGCACCACCCATGCATCCTTTCCAAGCCCCAGTCCAAACCCCAAGTTCGTTCTCAGACTATCGAATGCACAGTCATGCATGCCCGTTAACGCGTCTTGGTGAATGGTGACTGCGTGTTCCGCTAACGTAAAACGAATCATCTCATCTGGAAGGTAGAGATGTCCAGGACTCCTTGTCTTTGCGAGCGATTCTCGTTCCGTGCCATCCAGGACAGTCAACGCTGTGCCCTCTGACCCTTCACCCTCGTCTCATGTGGCGCTCTGCACAGCAGGGCTGTCATCACAAATGGCTAGCTGGAGATGCCAAACAGAAGCGCCGGGAGACGCGCGCCCCCGATCCCTCTCCATGCGCCCTCGTGCCACCGCGTACGAACCACAGCAAAGCGCAACACTCTACGCTGCCATTGCCAGTGTGGGCAGTGGCTgacgacagtggcgcgccagcgCCCCGCGCTGAAACAGTGCATGAACGAACTGGAACTGATGCTGGCTGGAGCCAAGACGCGCGGGAACGAACGAGGAAATGAAAAATGCGTCCAGcaacaattcttcttcttcttcttcttcttcttcttcttcttcttcttcttcttcttcttcttcttcttcgtttTGCGAGCAAAGAGAGAAGCTCTAGTGCATGCCACATTCAACAGCGTCACCAACACCAACACCATTCGTCGCTTCCAAACAGAGGCACAGTACACGGATTTAGCTATTCCAAAAAAATTCCGACACCAACTTGCAGGACATGCGTGTTTCATGTTCTGATGAGGAGACAACAATTTACAAAGGCTCGTATCAGCACGTACGCCACGCTAAGCACTACTGGTAGTACTCTCGCCTCGCTCTGTTCCCTCCGgctccatcgccgccgccgcggcagcAGCATCGCCTCCGTCCTCCCTGCTTTCCTCGGCGGCTAGCGCGGTGGCGCCGACGCAGGGCCCGCAGGTGCGCTCCACCCAGGCCTCCAGGTCGTGTGCGCCCCCGGCGTGGCCCTGCGCCCGGCGCCCGAAGCAGAGCCGGCCCACGGCCACCGCGGCGGCCGCCAGCACGGCCACGACGGCTAGCATGGCGATCACCGGGCCGTACGACGACCCTCTCCCTGCCGCTCCCACGGGCGCGCCGCCTCCGGTGGCGTACGCCACCGGCACCAGGAGCGCCGGTGGAGTTGGCGCCGGCGGCGCCGGGGGCATGAACGTCGTCGACATTGCCGGACACGTACGGGCTAGACGCCGCTTCGCGTTTGCTCAAACGGCGCGCgtgcagctccagatggcagctcTCTAGGGTTTAAGAGTGGCTAAGAGGAGCTCGCTACTCACTCTAGCGAGAGGAAAGCGTGCTGTTGGAGTCCGAGGTGAGAGAGAGAGTTTTTTTTTGTGGAAGAATGAATGGAGCCTCCTTCCTCTCCTCTGGCGAGACCGCGAGAGAGAAGGAAAAAAGACGGCTCCTTGCGGTGCAGTGCCAGCGACATGAGTTTTTGGCGCAAAAGGGCTAGGGTTTGGCCCTGCCCTACGGTGGAAAGCTTTCCCTCTCCCTGCACGGCCACCCCTGCAATCGGTCGTGTCGTGTGTCCATGGGGCCATGACTACCGGTCGTTCCAAGTGTTCTGCCGTACAACATGGGACGCGCAGTTTTAGGAGCACAATCAATTAACCTATCCGTACGATATATAGGAGAAAAAAAGAAGGGAAGAATCTTATATCATGTTTAGAACACGATAATTTGATAAGTATCATACAAGGTTTTTTATGAAAAATAGAACTCCCTTTGTTGTCTTTGAAAAAATCAATTCTTAGAATTGTCCTAAgtcaattttttttagttttaattaaatatttagaaaaaatactaaaagattcgtctcgtaaattataaacaaactgtacaagtattttatctatattttaatacTTCATTTATGTGTCTaaatggaaaatcttgaaaaaaaatttagagctaaacaagaccttaggccttgtttacttccgaaaagtgaaaagttttcggtactatagcactttcgtttgtttatgacaaatattatccaatcatgggatcaaaagatttgtctcgtgatttacagctaaactgtgcaattaatttttgtttttgtttatatttaatgtttcatacatgtgccataaAATTCAATttaacggggaatcttgaaaactttttggttttcaggatgaactaaacaaggccttacattaggatgtttaggccttgtttagttcccaaaaaattttgcaaaatttttcagattcccagtcacatcgaatctttagacgcatgcatgaagtattaaatatagacgaaaataaaaactaattgcatagtttggtcggaattgatgagacgaatcttttgagcctagttagtccatgattgaacaatatttgtcacaaacaaacgaaagtgctacagtacctgttttgcaaaaaattttggaactaaacaaggccttattcctgttttgcaaaatttgttggaactaaacaaggccttacagctGGAGCTCCGTCCTCACTCTTCGCTTCCTCCGGTTGGTGGAAAACTGGAAACGGCATGAATGGCTGATTGGTGACGGAGCTGTAGCCTTTTCAGATTGGCCGTGAGATACGCCTCGAGATGCGTGAGATCCTCGGCAGTGACGCCTGGGCCTGTCTTCAGTGTCAGGCTCGGTGGGCGCCCACATAGTACCGTGCAACCACAGGCCCGCGCTCCTCGTTGCATGCCTTCCTGTTCCTTCCCTGCCTTGTGCCGGGCGGGCGCTTGGCCCCTCCGCTGGCTGACCGGCTGTCCGGCAGGCACTCCGGCTCACCCCGGGCCTCCCTCCCCCGTGCCGCGCCGACGAGGTTAGGAACAGTAACACCCACCGGGGGGCGAAGGTGATGTGCGATGCTGGCTGCTGGTGCAAATGACGCGGGGCGCGCCAACGCTGAGACAGACGTCCCTGGCGACACGCACGGCCGGTGGGGGTGGGGCGGCTCGGACGGCAGGTCTCGCGGATTCGGCCGCGGCATCGGGATCGTGCGTTCGGGCCGACCAAGACCAACGTCCTGTGGCCCGCCCGCCCGTGGAGATTCTCCGGCGTGGGGGCTGGCGAGGCGCGAGGGGCCggtccggctccggctccggctccggctctgCGCCCCGTCTTGGCCGCGGCGAGTAGGAGTACTGCCGGTGTCGGGCGAGCCCACAGCCGGCAAGTTTAGCCATGGCAGGCAAAGAGCACCGCGTTCGTCATGCCTGCTGCGGGGTCCGTCCGTCCATGGCCAAGGTTGTCAGTTGTCACGCGCGCGCCGTCCTTGCTGTTGCTGCCTCTGCCCGCGCGCGGCCCCCTTTGCGTTCCACTTGCACCGCCC from Sorghum bicolor cultivar BTx623 chromosome 3, Sorghum_bicolor_NCBIv3, whole genome shotgun sequence encodes the following:
- the LOC8062453 gene encoding uncharacterized protein LOC8062453, whose product is MSTTFMPPAPPAPTPPALLVPVAYATGGGAPVGAAGRGSSYGPVIAMLAVVAVLAAAAVAVGRLCFGRRAQGHAGGAHDLEAWVERTCGPCVGATALAAEESREDGGDAAAAAAAMEPEGTERGESTTSSA